From the bacterium genome, one window contains:
- a CDS encoding type II toxin-antitoxin system RelE/ParE family toxin — protein sequence MKIVWSPLAIDRASEVADYIAQDKPSAAEKWINTVFSKVEQLKSSPEIGRIVPEIRNSQIRELIYGNYRIIYRLEKDRISILTIRHSKQILPIKEIME from the coding sequence ATGAAAATAGTCTGGTCCCCGCTGGCTATCGATAGGGCTTCGGAAGTTGCAGACTATATTGCCCAAGACAAACCGTCAGCAGCAGAAAAATGGATTAACACAGTATTTTCAAAAGTTGAGCAGCTAAAATCCTCTCCTGAAATTGGTAGGATTGTTCCGGAAATTAGAAACAGCCAAATTAGAGAGTTAATTTACGGCAATTACCGTATCATTTATCGTCTTGAAAAGGACCGAATATCTATTCTTACGATTCGTCATAGCAAGCAAATATTGCCAATAAAAGAAATTATGGAATAA
- a CDS encoding type II toxin-antitoxin system Phd/YefM family antitoxin produces MQRLKIDQDIKPLSEVRTSIANCIKQVHDTKRPVVITQHGKGVAVLLDVHEYEKMREKLELLTDVQISLNQLENGEGIDHEEAKEKVLKRVPK; encoded by the coding sequence ATGCAAAGGCTAAAAATTGATCAAGATATTAAACCCTTGTCTGAGGTAAGGACAAGTATCGCAAACTGCATAAAGCAAGTCCACGATACAAAAAGGCCTGTGGTAATTACTCAGCATGGAAAAGGCGTTGCTGTTCTTTTAGATGTACATGAATATGAAAAGATGCGAGAAAAACTTGAGCTTCTGACAGATGTTCAGATATCGCTCAATCAGCTCGAAAATGGGGAAGGCATAGACCATGAGGAGGCAAAAGAAAAAGTTTTGAAGCGAGTCCCAAAATGA